Below is a window of Candidatus Delongbacteria bacterium DNA.
AAATTAGAATTAAAAAGATTCCCTACGCAGTGAGTAGGAAATTAGAAATAAATAAGATTGTGATTCTCCACGCAGTGAGTGGAGAGTTTGGGGTGGGGAATTTAATAGTTCATAAAAGAAAAACAAATTATTTATATGAAAACAATAACATTTGAATGCGAAACAATTACTCCAATGTTTCTTTCAGGAGCGGATGGAAAAACCCCAGAGCTTAGACCCCCAAGCATCAAGAGCGCAATGCGCTTTTGGTGGAGGTCATTAAATCCAGATTTAGTTAAAAAGACGGATAAAGGATTTGATTATTCTGAGTTAAGAAAAAATGAAACTGAGCTCTTTGGTGGAACAGAGCATGGTGGAAAAAGAAGTAAGGTGATTATTTCAGTAGCCTTATCGACATTGGAAATAACTACAGCTTTTCCTACACCACACAAAGAGAATCCATTTCCCAAAAAGGCCATTTCAATTGGAAGTTCATTTTATGTTTCGTTAAGTTTTAATGAGAATGAAATAATGAATACAGACCAAGTAAAAAATCTTTTCGTTATTACTTCAATACTGGGAGGACTTGGAAATAGAAGTCGAAGAGGTTTTGGTAGTTTTAAAATTTTAAAAATTGACGGTACT
It encodes the following:
- the cmr1 gene encoding type III-B CRISPR module RAMP protein Cmr1, producing MKTITFECETITPMFLSGADGKTPELRPPSIKSAMRFWWRSLNPDLVKKTDKGFDYSELRKNETELFGGTEHGGKRSKVIISVALSTLEITTAFPTPHKENPFPKKAISIGSSFYVSLSFNENEIMNTDQVKNLFVITSILGGLGNRSRRGFGSFKILKIDGTDFNQPDNKEEIENFIRQINKSYAKLNFSPDFPYLQSIEIGKEHADLTKMIGKATHDIKLKFGWKYNNAMGDSKNRFSSPIYVSVIKRTDGKLYPIISTLNTVPPNNGKFDTEIQNDFKNSLT